The Paramisgurnus dabryanus chromosome 6, PD_genome_1.1, whole genome shotgun sequence genome has a window encoding:
- the kcnmb3 gene encoding calcium-activated potassium channel subunit beta-3: MLLNHSPRGSFSVPVNITLQGARRRHMRDVIHEQTQLDASWRKERDSKCNEKARAQVPESSVGEDRAILLGFTMMTLSILMYFLVGIAMVKPCLDSNWTDSNCTLIKADILDETMDCRGIVSYKCLRVFVNVTSLEKTVQLHYDEEAVRFNPKINMLAVIFHQCFYSPKCQRNKTEVKDEASNIKSALLSTQGENMNCYLNSKYPDVALLRSKYSVQMALYYLLWPSLILFGGILLVGLVKVNQHLAYLCTEIARDEVLGKQNKRTDGGIYRLLRCKPGGTGEQNDTVS, translated from the exons ATGCTGCTGAATCACTCCCCTCGAGGGTCTTTCAGTGTTCCTGTTAACATCACCCTGCAGGGCGCTCGGCGACGCCACATGCG AGATGTCATCCATGAGCAAACCCAGCTGGACGCCAGCTGGAGGAAAGAAAGAGATTCGAAGTGCAATGAGAAAGCCAGAGCTCAAGTACCTGAGTCCAGTGTGGGAGAAGATCGAGCCATCCTCTTGGGCTTCACCATGATGACATTGTCCATCCTCATGTACTTTCTGGTGGGAATCGCAATGGTGAAACCATGTCTAGACAG TAACTGGACAGACTCCAACTGCACATTGATCAAGGCTGATATTCTAGATGAAACAATGGACTGCCGTGGCATTGTTAGCTATAAATGTCTGCGTGTTTTTGTCAACGTCACGTCCCTTGAAAAAACAGTTCAACTTCACTATGATGAAGAGGCTGTGAGATTCAACCCAAAG ATAAACATGCTTGCTGTTATCTTTCATCAGTGTTTCTACAGTCCAAAATGCCAACGAAACAAGACAGAAGTGAAGGATGAGGCCAGTAACATCAAAAGTGCTTTGTTGAGTACTCAGGGGGAAAACATGAACTGCTATCTCAATTCTAAATACCCAGATGTCGCCCTCTTGAGGAGCAAATACTCAGTGCAAATGGCCTTGTATTACCTGCTGTGGCCCAGCCTCATTCTTTTTGGTGGTATTCTCTTGGTGGGACTGGTGAAGGTCAACCAGCATCTGGCTTACCTCTGTACTGAGATCGCTAGAGATGAGGTACTGGGTAAACAGAACAAACGCACAGACGGAGGAATCTACAGACTCTTACGGTGCAAGCCGGGAGGCACCGGCGAGCAGAATGATACAGTTTCCTAA
- the kcnmb2a gene encoding calcium-activated potassium channel subunit beta-2 yields the protein MGIISKRFWGYELKDKKRRETALKAGEDRAILLGLGMVLSSVMMYFVIGITMVHAYTDSAWTEETTCTVLNSSLTKYVNCSYGCGSDCWRISKYPCLQVYVSLNTTGRVGLLSLSEETLEISSECFYVPKCQKDHTALRALITNISEHLKMHQQVTCYYASGEHQASILLNSIYRSSSVFHALFWPSCMLSGGTLIILMVKFTQYLSILCEQICKVAR from the exons atggg GATCATTTCGAAGAGGTTCTGGGGATATGAGCTTAAGGACAAGAAACGGAGAGAAACGGCATTGAAAGCAGGGGAGGACAGGGCCATTCTTTTGGGACTGGGGATGGTGCTCAGCTCTGTCATGATGTATTTTGTGATCGGCATCACAATGGTGCATGCTTACACAGACAG TGCATGGACAGAGGAGACCACCTGCACTGTGCTGAACTCATCTTTAACAAAATATGTCAACTGTTCATATGGCTGTGGTTCAGACTGTTGGCGGATCTCCAAGTACCCCTGTCTACAGGTCTATGTCAGCCTGAACACAACCGGCCGCGTAGGACTGCTCTCTCTCAGTGAGGAGACGCTAGAGATTAGTTCTGAG TGTTTCTATGTGCCGAAATGCCAGAAGGACCACACCGCCCTGCGTGCCCTGATCACGAACATATCCGAGCATCTGAAGATGCACCAGCAGGTAACATGCTATTATGCCTCCGGCGAGCATCAGGCCAGCATCCTTCTGAACAGCATTTATAGAAGCAGTTCAGTTTTCCACGCTCTCTTCTGGCCGTCTTGCATGTTATCTGGAGGAACCCTCATCATCCTAATGGTTAAATTTACTCAATACCTTTCCATACTGTGTGAGCAGATTTGCAAAGTTGCAAGGTGA